One window of the Alphaproteobacteria bacterium genome contains the following:
- a CDS encoding carbamoyltransferase C-terminal domain-containing protein, which translates to MTAKTPEKLAWCHVDMDGLEAIYAHHGRELKSVDPDHYFASAVEHSLEFFAEHAIKATYFVIANDLAKPERLRAVRQVVDAGHNLASHSISHVKLRFQSPEVKKTEIFDSKKIIEDATGAPVIGFRAPDYEIDFESLELIAQAGYRYDTSLFADYSFYERVGLYRLFSGPFEVIPESGLIELPMPRRGLGMTPFHPCYAFVLSRHYHRMALNRFARSHDHLTYLFHLTDFADKIGLRGDLKLKIYTNDMSWSRKKPFLDTLVGQLRSRYTISNSEDFIADWPAHSRARAPQTILGLSTTHETAACVVRNGEILSAVSEERISRRKFDTQYPPKGAIRDAITSAGIAPAEIDAVAIAGLQRRDLVTRSLKSQIADIRDFHGISDYLPHFAKFFYRLYYFLRANQYGRALSFLRDEFGITPQAYFIEHHEAHASSAYRTGTTKSAVIMTADGVGDDISVTISHGRAGVIHRVYHQFYPNSFGQFYSALTQVIGFRANRHEGKVTGLAAYGMENSGALETIRSTVKPRSEFVPDKRYYCEGFPRGLSIRTLLTRGLGTAARSFDYRNYKAPLRRLLRGYRREDIAQAGQQILEHDVGRVLIEHGHLPDSEFDLALAGGVFANVKLNQAMSNIENVRSTYVFPNMGDGGLCIGAALAVTAAPIVPLADAYLGNRYSDAEIADAIERHDCGPVSMPESMAERVADLLSEKKTIARFDGRMEFGPRALGNRSILFHCADATVNDWLNEKLGRSEFMPFAPVCLYEDADAYFRIRPGDRRACEFMTITVDCTDHMQAQCPAAVHVDGTARPQLLRRDTNPELYAIIEAYKARTGVSCLINTSFNMHEEPIVRSPDDALRAFAASGLDYLILGNRLIARAPASAPLQANSA; encoded by the coding sequence ATGACCGCAAAAACACCTGAAAAGCTCGCCTGGTGTCATGTGGACATGGATGGCCTGGAGGCCATTTACGCGCATCACGGGCGCGAACTGAAGTCGGTCGATCCCGACCATTACTTTGCCAGCGCGGTCGAACATTCCCTCGAATTCTTTGCAGAACATGCCATCAAGGCGACCTACTTCGTTATCGCAAACGACCTGGCGAAGCCGGAGCGCCTGCGTGCCGTGCGCCAGGTTGTCGACGCCGGCCACAATCTGGCGTCCCATTCGATTTCGCACGTAAAACTGCGGTTTCAGTCACCCGAGGTAAAAAAGACGGAAATCTTCGATTCAAAGAAGATCATCGAGGATGCCACCGGTGCACCCGTTATTGGATTTCGGGCGCCGGACTATGAAATCGACTTCGAATCGCTCGAACTCATCGCGCAAGCGGGATACCGCTACGACACGTCTCTATTCGCCGACTACAGTTTTTACGAAAGGGTCGGCCTCTACCGTCTCTTTTCGGGGCCGTTTGAAGTCATTCCCGAAAGCGGACTGATCGAACTTCCCATGCCGCGGCGCGGCCTCGGAATGACGCCCTTCCATCCCTGCTATGCTTTCGTCCTGTCCAGGCACTACCACCGAATGGCCCTCAACAGGTTCGCCCGCAGCCATGACCACCTCACCTATCTGTTTCATCTGACAGACTTCGCCGACAAAATCGGGCTGCGGGGCGACCTCAAACTCAAGATCTACACCAACGATATGTCATGGAGCCGCAAGAAGCCGTTTCTAGATACGCTGGTGGGTCAACTCCGATCGCGTTACACGATTTCCAACAGTGAAGACTTCATTGCCGATTGGCCCGCACATTCGCGCGCACGCGCACCACAAACGATTCTCGGCCTCAGTACGACCCACGAAACCGCCGCATGCGTGGTCCGGAACGGCGAAATTCTGAGCGCCGTTTCCGAGGAACGTATATCGCGCCGCAAATTCGATACGCAGTACCCGCCGAAGGGCGCCATTCGCGATGCCATCACGAGCGCCGGCATCGCGCCAGCAGAGATAGACGCGGTGGCAATCGCCGGACTGCAACGGCGCGATCTCGTCACGCGGTCGCTGAAAAGCCAGATCGCCGACATTCGGGATTTCCACGGAATTAGTGACTATCTGCCGCATTTCGCAAAATTCTTTTACCGGCTGTATTACTTTCTCCGCGCCAATCAATATGGCCGTGCCCTCTCGTTCCTGCGGGACGAGTTCGGGATTACGCCGCAGGCCTATTTTATCGAGCATCACGAGGCACATGCTTCGAGCGCATACCGGACAGGCACCACAAAGTCGGCTGTGATCATGACGGCCGATGGTGTCGGCGACGATATTTCGGTCACGATTTCCCACGGCAGAGCCGGTGTCATCCATCGTGTCTATCACCAGTTCTACCCAAACTCCTTCGGCCAGTTCTATTCAGCTCTCACACAGGTAATCGGGTTTCGCGCAAACCGTCATGAAGGCAAAGTCACCGGTCTCGCGGCTTACGGCATGGAGAACTCGGGCGCCCTGGAAACGATACGAAGCACGGTCAAACCGAGAAGCGAATTCGTTCCCGACAAGCGCTACTATTGCGAGGGCTTCCCAAGAGGACTGAGCATTCGAACATTGTTGACCCGGGGCCTCGGCACTGCGGCACGTTCGTTCGACTACCGGAACTACAAAGCGCCCTTGCGGCGACTGCTTCGCGGATACCGACGAGAGGATATTGCTCAGGCGGGCCAGCAAATACTCGAGCACGACGTCGGGCGCGTACTGATCGAGCACGGACATCTGCCAGACTCGGAATTCGACCTGGCACTTGCCGGCGGCGTTTTTGCGAACGTCAAACTCAATCAGGCCATGAGCAATATCGAGAACGTCCGCTCAACCTATGTGTTCCCGAATATGGGCGACGGAGGGCTTTGCATCGGCGCCGCCCTCGCCGTCACCGCGGCTCCTATTGTGCCGCTGGCCGATGCCTATCTCGGCAACCGGTATTCGGATGCCGAGATCGCCGACGCGATCGAACGGCATGACTGCGGACCCGTCTCGATGCCGGAGAGCATGGCAGAACGCGTTGCCGACCTGTTGTCCGAAAAGAAAACAATCGCGCGATTCGACGGCCGTATGGAGTTCGGCCCGCGAGCCCTCGGCAATCGATCCATCCTGTTTCACTGTGCCGATGCCACGGTGAACGACTGGCTGAACGAGAAGCTGGGGCGCTCGGAATTCATGCCCTTTGCACCTGTTTGTCTGTATGAGGACGCCGACGCCTATTTCCGGATTCGGCCCGGAGACCGCCGTGCGTGTGAGTTCATGACCATCACGGTTGATTGCACCGATCACATGCAGGCCCAGTGTCCTGCCGCGGTCCATGTGGATGGCACCGCCAGACCGCAGCTTTTGCGCCGCGACACAAATCCGGAACTCTATGCAATTATCGAAGCCTACAAGGCGCGCACCGGCGTTTCCTGCCTGATCAACACGAGCTTCAACATGCACGAAGAACCGATCGTCAGAAGCCCCGACGACGCGCTGCGCGCGTTCGCCGCGAGTGGCCTGGACTACCTGATCCTCGGCAACCGCCTGATCGCCCGGGCGCCAGCGTCGGCGCCGTTGCAAGCGAATTCCGCCTAG
- a CDS encoding lysylphosphatidylglycerol synthase domain-containing protein: MSDDDVNVSRAPGARLRMLVPLVMTLIAFGLLAFFIDVPRLLSILGAAQFGFLPLIALVAATMIALTTIRINLIFEQISGGRMAVAFLLRLNFFTAIVGYMVPIAVMADGVRAAVLWAEMKISPSRAVELSLQDRVIALLGFIFFGAILVLFQDADAPEYLFTQAVFYWGSLVALFIGTISISAFHNRVPWPWVVRINELVQRLVGNIVRPRYLVRQVILAAMSVMLYGAMLWLALQALGITQSPYWALVAVAPSLSIAQNIPVFYLGWGSREAVAVVLLTSVGNIDPSQAVAASLLVGAGVFLGSLPGLLFFARFARMRRSI; the protein is encoded by the coding sequence ATGTCGGACGATGACGTGAATGTCTCCCGTGCGCCCGGCGCGCGGTTGAGAATGCTGGTGCCTCTGGTTATGACGCTGATCGCTTTCGGTCTGCTGGCGTTCTTCATTGACGTACCCCGGTTGCTCTCGATCCTGGGGGCGGCGCAGTTCGGTTTCCTTCCGCTTATTGCGCTTGTTGCGGCCACGATGATTGCGCTTACCACCATTCGCATCAACCTCATCTTCGAGCAAATCTCGGGCGGACGAATGGCTGTCGCCTTCCTGCTGCGCTTGAACTTCTTTACCGCGATCGTCGGATATATGGTTCCGATTGCCGTCATGGCGGATGGCGTGCGTGCCGCAGTGCTTTGGGCCGAGATGAAAATTTCGCCGTCGCGGGCCGTCGAATTGTCACTCCAGGACCGCGTCATCGCGCTTCTGGGGTTCATTTTCTTTGGCGCGATTCTGGTGCTGTTTCAGGACGCGGATGCGCCCGAATATCTGTTCACCCAGGCGGTTTTCTATTGGGGCTCTCTGGTTGCGCTGTTCATCGGGACGATTTCGATATCCGCTTTTCACAACCGCGTCCCATGGCCGTGGGTCGTTCGCATCAACGAACTGGTGCAACGACTTGTCGGGAATATTGTCAGGCCCAGATATCTGGTCCGGCAGGTCATTCTCGCGGCGATGTCTGTCATGTTGTACGGCGCCATGCTCTGGCTGGCGTTACAGGCGCTCGGTATCACGCAATCGCCATATTGGGCGTTGGTTGCGGTTGCGCCAAGCCTGTCGATTGCCCAGAACATCCCGGTGTTCTACCTCGGGTGGGGATCACGCGAGGCGGTGGCCGTCGTGCTGCTGACCTCGGTCGGAAACATTGATCCGAGCCAGGCGGTTGCGGCGTCACTGCTGGTCGGTGCCGGGGTGTTTCTGGGGTCGCTTCCGGGGTTGCTGTTCTTTGCGCGATTTGCACGCATGCGCCGGTCCATCTAG
- the wecB gene encoding UDP-N-acetylglucosamine 2-epimerase (non-hydrolyzing), whose product MKTIVCIVGARPNFMKVAPIMRQFALCDGISVRLAHTGQHYDESLSGQFFRDLEIRAPEINLNVGSGSHAVQTGRIMAGLDEILDPDGVDAVLVVGDVNSTLAGALVAAKKCIPVIHVESGLRSFDRTMPEEINRILTDRISDVLFVTEQTGVDNLLAEGIAAERIRLVGNVMIDSLFHALPRAIPASRTLSKSGLDPEAREISRDKYALLTLHRPSNVDDPQVLGPLLEAVVEIADEMPVIFPAHPRTRAAIDAANFTELATHPRLAVMDPLAYFEMVGLLKDAALVLTDSGGLQEESAALGIPCLTLRENTERPITVAAGTNTIVGNSPDALRAAFLRYRETDTAETTIPDLWDGRAAERIVAEIVNWI is encoded by the coding sequence ATGAAAACGATTGTCTGTATCGTTGGCGCGCGCCCAAATTTCATGAAGGTGGCGCCCATCATGCGCCAGTTCGCGCTGTGCGACGGAATTTCCGTGCGCCTTGCGCATACTGGTCAGCACTATGACGAAAGCCTGTCGGGACAATTCTTCCGGGATCTCGAAATACGCGCGCCCGAGATCAACTTGAACGTGGGGTCCGGGTCGCACGCCGTCCAGACGGGCCGGATCATGGCCGGGCTCGACGAAATTCTTGATCCGGACGGCGTCGATGCTGTCCTGGTGGTTGGAGACGTGAACTCGACTCTGGCAGGCGCACTCGTGGCCGCGAAGAAATGCATTCCCGTCATTCATGTGGAATCGGGCCTGCGCAGTTTCGACAGGACGATGCCGGAAGAGATCAACCGGATTCTCACGGACCGGATATCCGACGTTCTGTTCGTCACGGAGCAGACGGGTGTCGACAACCTGTTGGCCGAGGGCATCGCGGCCGAACGCATCAGGCTCGTCGGGAACGTCATGATCGACAGCCTGTTTCACGCACTTCCCAGGGCGATCCCGGCATCCCGCACGCTCAGCAAGTCGGGACTGGATCCGGAGGCGCGCGAGATTTCCCGGGACAAGTATGCATTGTTGACACTGCATCGGCCGTCCAATGTCGACGATCCGCAGGTGCTCGGGCCGCTTCTGGAGGCCGTGGTGGAAATCGCCGATGAAATGCCGGTGATCTTCCCGGCGCATCCGAGAACGCGTGCCGCAATCGACGCCGCGAACTTCACGGAATTGGCAACCCATCCACGCCTGGCCGTGATGGACCCGCTTGCCTATTTCGAGATGGTGGGCCTGCTGAAGGATGCCGCGTTGGTGCTGACCGATTCCGGCGGCCTGCAGGAAGAAAGTGCGGCGCTCGGTATTCCCTGCCTGACCTTGCGCGAAAATACCGAACGGCCAATCACGGTGGCCGCGGGAACCAACACCATCGTCGGGAACTCCCCCGATGCCCTGCGCGCGGCATTCCTTCGATATCGCGAGACAGATACCGCAGAGACGACAATCCCGGACCTTTGGGACGGGCGCGCCGCCGAGCGAATAGTCGCCGAGATCGTCAATTGGATTTAA
- a CDS encoding glycosyltransferase family 2 protein yields the protein MIADRLTVTQENPIATPSGSRRGSVTVVCPFYNEEAIIRTAAEVMVAKLSECFDDWELILVDDGSTDGSLAEILAFRDSLEAGRVAVISYQPNRGRGHALRQGIDAARGDIIVTTEVDLSWGENIVPQLFDALAADETAHFVIASPNLSGVGYIEVPISRRLISRLGNKLIGLFFSGGITMHTGMTRAYRSEIIKPLQFKSDGKEFHLEVLLKLLTLGFNAIEIPAAISWEIRNKTARRQRPGAHVLNRRMLGTISSHLLFIALARPMAYFGVISAIAVLGGILFALAAIWNLLTGGVSAFFAVISMLLFLFGVLFTGFAVVFTLLRELSRDNWLRAYPNHRELLTKVTRHDSVDR from the coding sequence ATGATTGCCGACAGATTGACCGTGACTCAGGAAAATCCGATTGCCACGCCATCCGGTTCACGCCGGGGTTCCGTCACTGTCGTTTGCCCGTTCTACAACGAAGAGGCGATTATCAGGACGGCGGCCGAAGTGATGGTCGCCAAGCTTTCCGAATGCTTTGACGACTGGGAGCTGATCCTGGTGGACGACGGGTCGACCGACGGTTCGTTGGCGGAAATTCTTGCATTCCGGGATTCGCTCGAAGCCGGCCGGGTTGCGGTGATTTCCTATCAGCCCAATCGGGGACGCGGGCACGCGCTGCGCCAGGGCATCGATGCCGCCCGTGGCGATATTATCGTGACCACGGAGGTCGATCTGTCCTGGGGCGAGAACATCGTACCGCAATTATTCGACGCGCTGGCAGCCGACGAGACAGCCCATTTCGTCATCGCGTCGCCCAATCTTTCGGGGGTCGGGTACATCGAGGTCCCGATAAGCAGGCGCCTGATCAGCCGTCTCGGCAACAAGCTGATCGGCCTGTTTTTTTCCGGCGGGATCACCATGCATACCGGGATGACCCGCGCCTATCGGAGCGAGATCATCAAGCCGCTCCAGTTCAAGTCCGACGGCAAGGAGTTTCATCTCGAGGTCCTGTTGAAACTGCTCACGCTGGGATTCAACGCGATCGAAATTCCGGCGGCGATCAGCTGGGAAATACGCAACAAGACCGCGCGTCGACAGCGACCCGGTGCGCATGTCCTGAACCGGCGCATGCTCGGCACTATTTCGTCGCACCTCCTGTTTATCGCGTTGGCCCGGCCGATGGCCTATTTCGGTGTCATCTCGGCCATCGCGGTGTTGGGCGGAATTCTGTTTGCGCTGGCCGCGATCTGGAACCTTCTGACGGGCGGTGTATCGGCATTTTTCGCCGTGATTTCCATGTTGCTGTTCCTGTTCGGCGTGCTGTTTACCGGGTTCGCCGTGGTCTTCACCCTGCTTCGGGAACTCTCGCGCGACAACTGGCTGCGGGCCTATCCCAACCATCGCGAACTCCTGACGAAGGTCACACGTCACGATTCCGTGGACCGTTGA
- the asnB gene encoding asparagine synthase (glutamine-hydrolyzing), with the protein MCGVIGVAGENCLEQVRGMLDRIAHRGPDDSGVYADDHLTLGHCRLAIIDPAHGQQPFTTENGRYVLSFNGEIYNYRDLAARLHARGVNLKSNSDTETLAYWFQEFGIDGLADLDGMFAFAIWDRQTRRLVLARDRFGIKPMYTARVGRKLVFGSEIKAMLPWIERKPNHRAIAQFLTFQNVLTEETFFAGVEKLEPGGWVEWRPDGFRSGQFWSLAFPEDPQEMSLGPASERFAELFDASVDRHLISDVPVGSYVSGGIDSGSVATRAAAKRPGDDFPVFTGAFTDRPYYDERDGARAVAANIGASLQDIVITPQMFETEMRRVMWHLDEPTLGTGAIPQFIVSRLAAEHVKVVLTGHGGDELFAGYQVNKAFQIRDGLRHGPVGLFRALSSVRPDELTRVLYYLMFPLIQPEVGNGIFIMTSRKGWPKTAGPALIEGLEPDYVPTSTVADRYGGNGYTPAQLLFTLYLRTYLPTLFMQEDRVGMAHSIEARMPICGNDLLDFATSLPLSSKLAGGSLKAIPRAAARDWLPPMIFDLPKRGFPTPLARWFREAPLNEVIRDLVGSRRTEERGIFDTARARSMFDTNAHASTDTLADYARANKLYSLAMVELWFRTFMDADPAGPIGAA; encoded by the coding sequence GTGTGTGGTGTTATCGGGGTCGCGGGCGAGAATTGCCTCGAGCAGGTTCGCGGGATGCTCGACCGGATTGCCCATCGCGGACCCGACGATTCCGGCGTCTATGCCGACGACCACCTGACCCTGGGTCATTGCCGCCTCGCGATCATCGACCCGGCTCACGGGCAACAACCCTTCACCACCGAAAACGGCCGGTACGTACTTTCGTTCAACGGTGAAATCTACAACTACCGGGATCTCGCAGCCCGCCTGCACGCGCGCGGCGTGAACTTGAAATCCAACAGCGACACGGAAACCCTCGCCTACTGGTTTCAGGAATTCGGGATCGACGGGCTGGCCGACCTCGACGGGATGTTCGCGTTCGCCATCTGGGACCGGCAAACCCGCCGCCTCGTGCTTGCGCGCGACCGGTTCGGGATCAAGCCGATGTACACCGCCCGGGTCGGTCGCAAGCTCGTGTTCGGATCCGAGATCAAGGCGATGCTGCCCTGGATAGAGCGCAAACCGAACCACCGCGCGATTGCCCAGTTCCTGACGTTTCAGAACGTTCTCACCGAAGAGACCTTCTTCGCCGGTGTCGAAAAGCTCGAACCCGGCGGCTGGGTTGAATGGCGACCGGATGGATTCCGCAGCGGACAATTCTGGTCCCTGGCGTTTCCCGAGGACCCCCAGGAGATGTCTCTCGGTCCGGCGTCCGAGCGCTTCGCCGAACTGTTTGACGCGTCGGTAGACCGCCACCTGATCTCCGATGTGCCGGTCGGCAGCTATGTGAGCGGCGGCATCGACAGTGGCTCGGTCGCCACCCGGGCCGCCGCGAAGCGCCCCGGAGACGATTTCCCGGTGTTCACGGGGGCCTTCACCGACCGGCCCTACTATGACGAGCGTGACGGCGCGCGCGCGGTCGCAGCCAATATCGGCGCCAGCCTTCAGGATATCGTCATCACCCCGCAGATGTTCGAGACGGAAATGCGCCGCGTGATGTGGCACCTGGACGAACCGACCCTGGGCACGGGCGCCATTCCCCAATTCATCGTCTCCCGGCTTGCCGCAGAGCATGTGAAGGTCGTGCTCACGGGCCATGGCGGCGATGAGCTTTTCGCGGGCTATCAGGTCAACAAGGCGTTTCAGATTCGCGACGGGCTGCGGCACGGCCCCGTGGGCCTGTTCCGTGCGCTTTCGTCCGTGCGGCCCGACGAGCTCACCCGTGTGCTCTACTACTTGATGTTTCCGCTCATTCAGCCCGAAGTCGGAAACGGCATCTTCATCATGACGTCGCGCAAGGGCTGGCCGAAGACCGCCGGTCCCGCGCTGATCGAGGGGTTGGAGCCTGACTATGTTCCGACCTCCACGGTGGCCGACCGGTATGGCGGCAACGGTTACACACCGGCGCAGCTCCTGTTCACGCTTTATCTGCGCACCTATCTTCCGACACTGTTCATGCAGGAAGATCGCGTCGGCATGGCCCATTCGATCGAGGCGCGCATGCCGATCTGCGGAAACGACCTGCTCGATTTCGCGACATCGCTGCCGCTGTCGTCGAAACTCGCAGGCGGGTCCCTGAAGGCCATTCCCCGCGCCGCGGCACGGGACTGGTTGCCGCCGATGATTTTCGATCTCCCGAAACGCGGCTTCCCCACGCCCCTGGCCCGCTGGTTCCGGGAAGCCCCGCTGAATGAGGTCATCCGTGACCTGGTCGGATCACGCCGCACCGAAGAGCGGGGAATCTTCGACACGGCGCGCGCACGGTCGATGTTCGATACGAATGCCCACGCCTCGACCGATACGCTGGCGGACTATGCCCGCGCCAACAAGCTGTACTCGCTGGCGATGGTCGAACTCTGGTTCCGCACCTTCATGGATGCGGATCCCGCGGGCCCTATCGGGGCCGCCTGA
- a CDS encoding acyltransferase, which yields MGTVRSFLALSVAIGHWGPFFGVVLINAQIAVLLFFLISGFYMSMIINEQYRHIDRWRRKFILNRILRIYPTYYVVLALMIVQFTVNNVENVFTIPSDDMDAGQRVLFMILNITLVGEDIISGLIPAYDSVQSSLIPQSWTLGSEFLFYFLAPFLVLATPRKYRAIVAALALSSLALRLAIFQFPEEIFRFLTGQAGVSEQISRRLVASDPGRYRFIPTTLVMFLMGYFSYLIYARLRDSDTARNVGKLLFILVIAAGVYYIVGFGELDSPLYIADKDSGLVWSLYLFALVATPFIFLATKNSRLDDFIGALSFPIYISHIFVKQFIGGNWHRISAVRPTENEMAIMVFLLTIALSILLVYIVERPIDSYRRRVSQRARRTFADAG from the coding sequence ATGGGAACCGTTCGCAGCTTCCTTGCCCTGTCTGTCGCGATCGGCCACTGGGGGCCCTTCTTTGGCGTGGTTCTGATCAACGCGCAGATTGCCGTCCTGCTGTTCTTCCTGATCTCCGGCTTCTACATGTCGATGATCATCAACGAGCAATACCGGCACATCGACCGCTGGCGGCGAAAGTTCATTCTCAACCGGATCCTCCGGATTTATCCGACCTACTACGTCGTGCTGGCCCTGATGATCGTGCAGTTCACGGTTAACAACGTCGAGAACGTGTTCACCATCCCGAGCGATGACATGGATGCGGGACAGCGTGTGTTGTTCATGATCCTGAACATCACGTTGGTCGGCGAGGACATCATTTCCGGTCTGATTCCGGCCTACGATTCGGTTCAGAGCAGTCTGATTCCGCAATCCTGGACACTCGGGAGCGAGTTCCTGTTCTACTTTCTCGCACCGTTCCTCGTTCTGGCGACACCGCGCAAGTACCGCGCCATCGTCGCCGCGCTCGCCTTGTCGAGCCTGGCGTTGCGACTGGCCATCTTTCAGTTTCCCGAGGAAATTTTTCGGTTCCTCACCGGCCAGGCCGGCGTGAGTGAGCAGATATCCCGGCGCCTCGTCGCCTCCGATCCCGGCCGCTACAGGTTTATTCCAACCACGCTCGTCATGTTCCTGATGGGGTATTTCAGCTACCTCATCTATGCGCGCCTGCGCGATTCCGATACCGCCAGAAACGTCGGCAAACTTCTGTTCATTCTGGTGATCGCGGCTGGCGTCTACTATATCGTCGGGTTTGGCGAACTCGACAGCCCCCTGTACATCGCCGACAAGGATTCGGGCCTCGTCTGGTCCCTGTATCTGTTCGCGCTGGTGGCAACGCCGTTTATCTTCCTGGCCACGAAGAACAGCCGGCTGGACGATTTCATCGGCGCACTCAGCTTCCCGATCTATATCTCGCATATATTTGTGAAACAGTTCATCGGCGGCAACTGGCACCGCATTTCCGCCGTTCGTCCCACAGAAAACGAAATGGCGATCATGGTGTTTTTGCTGACGATCGCGCTATCAATCCTGCTCGTCTATATCGTAGAAAGGCCCATCGATAGTTACCGGCGGCGGGTGTCGCAACGCGCGCGACGCACCTTCGCCGACGCGGGCTGA
- a CDS encoding class I SAM-dependent methyltransferase: MEDSDLTTQEDFWSAHPCGIDAPLAERRRHRHIIEPWLPAYLKSLANGGRLDCLEVGCGQGTDAIEICRHLAPGSSYHGIDFSPESIAVSERSLREEVPPEMLNTVPQFATGDALDLDFPDDRFDRVFSLGVLHHTPDPAAAVREVHRVLKPGGTCHVFLYRTFSAKVGVAKILRGVQRASDVLTRRERSIYAMFLEKRSALPGLGTMLHECFGVPHMYSYTRPQVTELFAPFASCEVIPFGYNLPSRRPRSGHNSLGNFWNITATK; this comes from the coding sequence ATGGAAGATTCCGATTTGACGACGCAGGAAGATTTCTGGTCCGCGCATCCATGTGGAATCGACGCCCCGCTCGCGGAGCGGCGGCGACACCGGCATATCATCGAGCCGTGGCTGCCGGCATATCTGAAAAGTCTGGCGAACGGTGGCCGGCTGGACTGTCTCGAAGTGGGTTGCGGCCAGGGGACTGATGCCATCGAAATCTGTCGGCACCTTGCCCCCGGCTCGTCCTACCATGGCATCGACTTCTCGCCGGAATCGATTGCCGTATCGGAACGCAGCTTGCGCGAGGAAGTTCCGCCGGAAATGCTGAACACGGTGCCACAGTTTGCCACCGGTGACGCGCTCGATCTTGATTTTCCCGACGATCGCTTCGATCGGGTTTTCAGTCTTGGTGTCCTGCACCACACGCCGGATCCGGCGGCGGCCGTTCGCGAGGTGCATCGCGTCCTGAAGCCCGGCGGGACCTGCCACGTCTTCCTGTATCGGACCTTCTCGGCAAAGGTCGGGGTCGCCAAAATTCTTCGCGGCGTGCAGCGGGCCAGCGATGTTCTGACGCGTCGGGAACGATCCATCTACGCCATGTTTCTCGAGAAACGTTCCGCCCTACCCGGCCTGGGCACCATGTTGCACGAATGCTTCGGCGTGCCGCACATGTATTCCTATACGCGCCCGCAGGTGACCGAGTTGTTCGCGCCCTTCGCCTCGTGCGAGGTCATCCCGTTCGGATATAATTTGCCGTCGCGACGTCCGCGCAGCGGGCACAATAGCCTCGGCAACTTCTGGAATATCACCGCCACCAAATAG